One region of Arvicola amphibius chromosome 3, mArvAmp1.2, whole genome shotgun sequence genomic DNA includes:
- the LOC119810823 gene encoding zinc finger protein 728-like, which yields MKPYTKCEECGKAFHIPSLLCIHKRIHTGEKPFKCSVCGKAFRSPSVFSGHKKIHIGEKQNKCEVCDKAFLNPSQFSEYKQIHTGVKFYNCEVCGKVFNRPSRLSLHMRIHTGEKPYVCEVCGKAFYVPSRLSKHMRIHTGEKPYECEVCGKAFICSSVLSVHKRVHTGEKLYQCEVCGKAFHASSLLSKHRLIHTGEKPYQCEVCGKAFTYPSLLSLHKSCHTEEKPYKCEVCGKAYNRPSTLSVHKRVHTGQKLYLCEVCGKAFHVPSQVSVHKRIHSGEKHYKCEVCGKSYNSPSGLYIHKRSHTGEKPYKCEICGKGYNSPSGLSVHKKIHTGQKPCKCEVCNKAFYVPSQLSEHRRIHTGENPYKCEVCGKAFNRPSRLSLHKRIHSGEKPFKCKVCGKAYSSPSGLYSHKKIHTGEKP from the coding sequence atGAAGCCGTATACTAAGTGTGAAGAATGTGGTAAGGCCTTCCATATTCCATCCTTACTTTGTATACACAAGagaattcatacaggagagaaacccttcAAATGTAGTGTATGTGGCAAAGCATTCAGAAGTCCATCAGTATTTTCTGGACACAAGAAGATTCATAtaggagagaaacaaaacaagtgtGAAGTCTGTGACAAGGCCTTCCTCAATCCATCACAATTTTCTGAATACAAGCAAATTCATACAGGAGTGAAATTCTACAATTGCGAAGTTTGTGGAAAGGTCTTTAATCGTCCATCACGACTTTCTTTACACATGAGGattcacacaggagagaaaccctacgtGTGTGAAGTGTGCGGGAAGGCCTTCTATGTTCCATCACGACTTTCTAAACACATGAggattcatacaggagagaaaccctatgagtgTGAAGTGTGTGGCAAGGCCTTCATTTGTTCATCAGTACTGTCTGTACATAAGAGGGTTCACACAGGAGAGAAGCTGTACCAGTGTGAAGTGTGTGGCAAGGCCTTTCATGCTTCATCATTGCTTTCTAAACACAGATTgattcatacaggagagaagcCCTACCAGTGTGAAGTGTGTGGCAAAGCCTTCACGTATCCATCATTACTATCTCTACACAAGAGCTGTCATACAgaagagaaaccctacaagtgtgaagtgTGTGGCAAAGCCTACAATAGACCTTCAACACTTTCTGTACACAAGAGGGTTCACACTGGACAGAAACTCTACCTGTGTGAAGTGTGTGGCAAGGCCTTTCATGTTCCATCACAAGTGTCTGTACACAAGAGGATTCATTCAGGGGAGAAGCACTACAAGTGTGAAGTGTGTGGCAAATCCTACAATAGTCCATCAGGACTTTATATACACAAGAGGAgccatacaggagagaaaccctacaaatgtgaAATATGTGGCAAAGGCTACAATAGTCCATCAGGACTTTCTGTGCACAAGAAGATTCATACTGGACAGAAACCCTGCAAATGTGAAGTATGTAACAAGGCCTTCTATGTACCATCACAACTTTCTGAACACAGGAGAATTCATACAGGTGAGAATCCCTACAAGTGTGAAGTGTGTGGCAAGGCCTTCAATCGCCCATCACGACTCTCTCTACACAAGAGGATTCATTCAGGAGAGAAACCCTTCAAGTGTAAAGTATGTGGCAAAGCCTACAGTAGTCCCTCGGGACTTTATTCACACAAGAAgattcatacaggagagaaaccctag